DNA from Branchiostoma floridae strain S238N-H82 chromosome 15, Bfl_VNyyK, whole genome shotgun sequence:
ATAAAAGTATGCACACGTTCTTTTAGTACGACAGAACATTTGTCCTCTGGAACAAATGTCGACACCTGTGACGTCCTTTGGGCGTTCTTTAGAACAACGAAACGGCGTTTACGTCGTCGGTGGGCATTCATTTCATGACAAGAGCCTTCAACACAGACAGACGATATCTGAAATGTGTAGTCCAACTTCTGGGCCCTAGCTAATGAAGACCCTGTGAGGTGTAAACGCTTGCGTGTATTGGGTAGCTTTCTGCCTCTTGTCAGCTTTAATGTCTTGTAATCTTTGATGTCATTTCACTTCCCCTTTCTCCCTTTGTTTCGATGTGCTTTAACTTTTTTCAATGTCAGCGCTGGCTTTCCGGTGCGAAATCGTCGGCGTGGAGTTGTCTTGAGTAGCTCGGATGGAGTGACGGATCGATGGCGTCCTACCATTGGCCAGGTGTGGTCGACCGGTCGCGGCCTAGACTCCTCGTAGGTCCGCAGGACTGCTATTAAATAGGATCAGGCAAGAGAACAGTCATTCGTTTCTTCGCTCTAATCCTAGTCGAGAAGAACATCGCACCTGCCTGTATCATGTCTGGACGCGGCAAAGGAGGCAAGGGTCTCGGAAAGGGAGGCGCCAAGCGTCACCGCAAGGTGCTTCGCGACAACATCCAGGGCATTACCAAGCCCGCCATCCGTCGTCTGGCTCGCCGAGGCGGCGTCAAGCGCATCTCCGGCCTCATCTACGAGGAGACCCGAGGTGTTCTCAAGGTCTTCCTGGAGAACGTGATCCGCGACGCAGTGACCTACACCGAGCATGCCAAGCGCAAGACCGTCACCGCCATGGACGTTGTCTACGCTCTCAAACGCCAAGGCCGCACCCTCTACGGCTTCGGTGGCTAAAAGATCCGACTGACTTATCATCGCAAgcaaaccccggcccttttcagggccacccaaatGTCTTAGAAAGAGCTGTATTTTCTCACAACCAtctcacacacgtacacacccAGTCGACTCTAATAAACAACGACAACACATAAAGTACATTCTTTCAAAAcccaagcaagcaagcaatcaCACCTGTCTGTGCTCACGTACGATTGTAGTTCTCAATAATCGTTTGCGTTTGTTTATTAGTTGTCtttattctgtgtgtttgtatgtgtttttgatGATGGATGCGCATGGGTGATGTTTTCCTTGGCTGATGTTGTGATCTTTGCTGCTTTTCTTGTAATTAgcggatgtttgttgtgtgtggaAGGAGACATGTAGTACAATGTGATGTGTTTTCTGTGCGCGGCGGATGGATCTTGATGTGTGTGTTCTATTGTTGTTGCTCCATGTGCGGGCTGTATGATTCGTCGCAGCTGTCTTACCGTGAAAAGACGGTACTGTGCTGTACTTTAATAAACCAATGAAATATTATTTGTCGTGTCTGGTAAGGGAGGAATTCCACCGTcaatgtagaaaagaaacgcaAGTTCGACGGACAATAAGACGCAGACAAAGTGTGACGATTCCGGCCAGGTCCGTGCCTTTAGTACTTCACGCCAGCTTGACAAGACACCGGGTTCATTTGCGCGACTAACgcagacaagacaagacagcaTGTCCGCTCCAGCATCGTCCCCGAAGAAGGCCAAGAAGCCCGCGGCGCCCAAGGCCCCGGCAGCTCACCCGCCCACCACCGTCATGGTTACGGCGGCCGTGGAAGCGCTCAAGGACCGCACCGGTTCTTCTCTGTCGGCTATCAAAAAGTACATCGCTGGCAACTACAAGTTTGACGTGGAGAAGAAAGCGCACTTCATAAAGCGCGCCCTGAAAACCTTGGTGGAGAAGGGTACCCTCCTACAGGTTAAAGGGACCGGAGCGTCGGGGTCCTTCAAGATCAACGTGGCAGCCAAGAAAGCCGCCGAGAAGGCGGCTAAGAAGGCCGTCAAGAAGCAAGTGGCTAAGAAACCCGTGGCTAAGAAGGCCGCAAAACCCAAGACATCCAAACCAAAGAAGCCCAAGGCGAAgaaggctaccacccccaagaAGACGACGACCAAGAAACCGACCGCGAGCAAGAAAACCAAGAAATCTCCTGCCAAGAAACCTGCTGCCAAGAAACCCGTCAAAAAGACTCCGACAAAGAAGACCACCAAGAAGACCGCGCCCGCCAAGAAGGCCTCCAAGCCCAAGAAGAAGTGAAGATCTGACCGTTGTTTTTCCTgcaaaccccggcccttttcagggccacacaCATCCTTACAAAAGAACTATCTCAATCACCTATCCACATCAATACATATTATCGTTTGAAATATAGAACACGTGGAATAAAgaggaatagaaaaaaaaactttccatcAGTACAGCAACACCGCCCTCCCCATCCCCCTGCTCACGTTAAAAGAtgacgcacatacacatacagcattcacacacaggcgcgcacacacacacacacacacacatgtacgcacacacacacacacacacacacacacacacacacacacacacacacatccatacatacatacatatacgcGCACAGGCTAATAaaactattgttattttgttgacaCACAGTGAAGACAAAGTGATATTGTGTATTTATCGACAAATTTAATGAGTAAGGTGATGTCTTGTTACCTACAGTAGTATTCGATAGCCATTCTAAATAGCTCAACATCGCCATTGCCACATTTTCCGACGTGACACCGGTCCAGAAGTGTCGAGCTTGCTTCGGAAAATCGGATCCTGGCGCTATAacaactgaccaatcacagtgcCAGATTTCGACAGACAACCAATCAGACGACCGGGCAATTGAAATCTACGGGGCATATCATTAGCGGGTGCTATAAATTCGCTCTCCACAATCTGCCGACTACTCTTATTGTCGTGCACTTCGGCGTAGACAAAGTTTATTCGACATGGCACGTACCAAGCAGACCGCCCGTAAGTCCACCGGTGGCAAGGCCCCCAGGAAGCAGTTGGCAACCAAGGCCGCTCGCAAGAGCGCCCCGGCTACCGGCGGCGTCAAGAAGCCTCACCGCTACAGGCCCGGCACCGTGGCCCTGAGGGAGATCCGTCGCTACCAGAAGTCGACGGAGCTGCTCATCCGCAAGCTGCCCTTCCAGCGCCTGGTGCGGGAGATCGCCCAAGACTTCAAGACCGACCTGCGCTTCCAGAGCTCGGCGGTCATGGCTCTGCAGGAGGCCAGCGAGGCCAgtagtggcaaaatattggacattctgaaacatggggcatttcaaaaacttacaaataaGCTTACAAACCAAAGGACATCCAACTCGCACGCCGCATCCGAGGGGAACGTGCATAAGCTGGATCGGAACAAGAGTCAAGTCTACACCAGGGGTTCATTCatgtctcccttgggaatttcagtACAGAGGACTAACAGGTTGCTCGGTGTCGTTCATGGCCCGTTGCTTgcccgctatctcgagctgcgattttttttggtcaacccttacgttacggaagcctgtccgctatctcgagctgcgatgttttagtcaacccttacgttacgaaagcctgtccgctatctcgagctgcgatgttttcgtcaacccttacgttacggaagcctgtccgctatctcgagctgcgatgttttagtcaacccttacgttacggaagcctgtccgctatctcgagctgcgctttttttgtcaacccttacgttacggaagcctgtccgctatctcgagctgcgcttttttcgtcaacccttacgttacggaagcctgtccgctatctcgagctgcgctttttttgtcaacccttacgttacggaagcctgtccgctatctcgagctgcgatttttagtcaacccttacgttacggaagcctgtccgctatctcgagctgcgatttttagtcaacccttacgttacggaaaccagttcaagccagttgcgtgtccgctatctcgagctgcgatcttttcgtcaaacgttacggaagtggtcaattatgtCCAGGTCCTGTGTGGCCCGttgacggaagtggtcaattatacgcaaaatccaaacactcagggccccaacgaatatcgaaacagtctatataaagacacgaaaatatgaaaaaaatggagcgTTTAATACCAGTCCTATGTTCTTTTAAACCGAACGTTTTTAGGTGGAGACACAGCCCGGTGTGATTCTTTTAGTTCATGATTACCAGAATCGTTAGAGAATGCCCCACTGAATGACCAGCATCATGCACGCCTGGCTTGGCACGTGTTGAGCAAATGTGCTTCCAAGTGTAAACTCGAAGGTCATACTACACATCACGCTCATTGAAGTTAGTTTTCAAGGAGCCCAGTGTACGATGATGATTATGTTTTCCGGTTCAATGCCGTGTATCAAATATTAGTTTAACAAGAGTGGAACTTTTGCTACAACAAGAGTGGAACTTTTGCTACCACGGCGTTCCAAGCTGTATAAAGTGACGTCCCCTCTGGCGTTATCACGTCTGCGTTGCACCCAGTTTGGTGCTGTTTCGTGTGTGAGGTTgacgattttgaaaatgaccacCAAAATCGACTTCATTTGTTAGgtagtgatttttggccatcTGAAGGAGAACTAATATTCCgacattcaaaatgttgtgcAGAACTTTGGGAGCTTACATGTCCAATTTTCTTCTAAAGAACGCTGTAAAGGGGAAGAAACGTGAGGCCGGCGAGCCCACAGCTGGAAAAATCCGACGGTTGGGAGAATTTAGCAGTCATCAGTACACAAGCTGTCACCGAGCTTCTGTTAAGCAAAGTTCTCgtaaaaatattacatatagCATAATCTTAAAaacatttcgaaaaaaaatgtttctctggTAAAATGTGTAGTATGACCTTCGAGTTTACACTTGGAAGCACATTTGCTCAACACGTGCCAAGCCAGGCGTGCATGATGCTGGTCATTCAGTGGGGCATTCTCTAACGATTCTGGTAAACATGAACTAAAAGAATCACACCGGGCTGTGTCTCCACCTAAAAACGTTCGATTTAAAAGATCATAGGACTGGTATTAAACgctccattttttcatattttcgtgtctttatatagactgtttcgatattcgttggggccctgagtgtttggattttgcgtataattgaccacttccgtcaaCGGGCCACACAGGACCTGGacataattgaccacttccgtaacgtttgacgaaaagatcgcagctcgagatagcggacacgcaactggcttgaactggtttccgtaacgtaagggttgactaaaaaatcgcagctcgagatagcggacaggcttccgtaacgtaagggttgacaaaaaaaatcgcagctagatatagcgggcaggcttccgtaacgtaagggttgacgaaaaaatcgcagcccgagatagcggacaggcttccgtaacgtaagggttgacgaaaaaatcgcagcccgagatagcggacaggcttccgtaacgtaagggttgacgaaaaaatcgcagcccgagatagcggacaggcttccgtaacgtaagggttgacgaaaaaatcgcagctcgtaacgtaaggtggaaaaacttggttgcgtgtgtcttgtgtcttgttAAGAAGGACCACCCGTGCTAATGCCGTTATGTAAGGTTTGCTTGAGACTCGGTGTCCCTCTTGTGTCAGGATGGCGTGTGTCCCTTGTTAGGCTGTGGAAGGTTTTGGACCGAagggttgatggaaaatgtgtatactGTCCCAGCCCAGACAACATGAAATTCAAAGTACCTGATTGGCATGTAAGGTGGATTGCGTTGCAAAAATCGgtgaattcccttgggtgcaatatcattctacgttaggtcttctgttaggtttggaaatgccccatgtttcacaatgtccaatttcttgccatgtatAAGCGAGGCCTACCTGGTTGGTCTCTTCGAGGACACCAACCTGTGCGCTATCCACGCCAAGCGGGTTACGATCATGCCCAAGGACATCCAACTCGCACGCCGCATCCGAGGGGAGCGTGCATAAGCTGGATCGGAACAAGAGTCAAgacaaccccggcccttttcacgGCCACACACATATCCCAGAAAGATCTGCATCGTTCACATTTCTTGAATAACGATACCCTTGCCAATAGACACACAACAGCCACACAAGTTTGTACACAGCCACATACTAATAAGTTGACGTTGGAGTGatatagccccccccccccccacaaacacacacaaaagctGATGGGCGTGCCTTCTATGTGGTATTGCACGTGTTACTCCACGTGCTTTATCGTCTACGGTTACCCAAATAGTATAGATATGTCAGCTAGCAGTACGTGGTCATCCTCTACGATTACCCAAATTGTACAGATATGTCAGCTAGCATTACATGGTCATCTCTACGATTACCCAAATTGTACAGATATGTCAGCTGGCATCACTAGGTTATGATGTCAGCTGGAATGAAACGAACCACTTGAACGGTGAAGGTAGCGACATTGCGCTCATTTCTTGCGCAAGTGCCACCTTGTAAGACTTTAAATGTGTTAGCTAACATGTAATGCGATTGACTTAGATGCTGTGTATGATGGCGTAGATGTAATGTGTAGTTTTATGCGAATATGATACAGGTCTTTCGAAaggatgtgggtggccctgaaaagggccggggttttcGGTCTCCGTCTGGAATCTACTGGGCCTTGCCGGTCTTCTTGGGTAGAAGCACGGAGTGGATGTTGGGGAGAACACCGCCCTGTGCAATGGTCACGCCGGACATCAGCTTGTTCAACTCCTCGTCGTTGCGGACGGCCAGTTGAAGGTGACGGGGGATGATCCTGGTCTACTTGTTGTCGCGGGCAGCGTTACCAGCCAGTTCGAGGATCTCGGCGGTCAGGTACTCCAGCACGGCGGCCAGGTACACCGGAGCGCCGGCACCAACGCGCTCGGCGTAGTGTCCCTTTCGCAAGAAGCGATGGACGCGGCCAACCGGGAACTGGAGACCCGCCCGGGATGAACGGCTCTTAGCCTTGGAGCGTGCCTTACCTCCTTTTCCACGTCCAGACATCTTGCAGTTGTCGATTGATTAGCGTTAAACAAACGGCAAAGtggatggaggaatgaataGACAAAATCTCCTGCCCCACCAATTTATATCTCGCCGCTGGATCGACAACTTCCGACCGCGAACCAATTGAAAGGGGAGAGAATCTCTGCAACGTCCGCACCTTCGACTAGACAATCCAGAAAAATTTGCATTCTTTCCCATATAAAAAGCCGAGACGGCACGGGTGCAGACATTCTTTGCTGTCTACTACGCCAAGAACATCAGCATCATGCCGCCAAGTGGAAAGGCCGTCAAAAAAGCCGGCAAGGCAAGGCCCGCCGGAGACAAGAAGCGTggaaggaggagaaagagaagggaaACCAAGGCCGTCACCAAGTACACAAGTTCCAAGTGAATCTACCGACAGAGCTAGAGTTAACCCCGGCCTTTTTCAAGGCCACCCACATCCCCACAAAAGAGCTATATAGCAATCACACTTTCCAGTCAAAGAACCACTCGACACAAGTACACGCCACTTTATTGTGATCTATCGAATGTGAATAAACCCACCAACACTCACTCATTCGCAAAACAGGGCTACCACGcacaccaacaaaaatcaaagaaATCAAAGTGTTTTCTGACGTAATAAAACTATGTACACGTTCTTTTAGTAAAACAGAACATTTGTCTTCTGGAACAAATGCCGTCGCATGTGACGTCCCTTGGGCGTTCTTTAGAACAACGAAACGGCGTTTGCATTCTGTTCATGACAAGTGCCTTCAACAAAGACAGACGATATCTGAAATGTGTAGTCCAACTTCTGGGCGCTAGCTAATGAATCCCTTGTGAGGCGTAGACGCTTCCGTGTTTTGGGTGGCTTTCTGCCTCTTGTCAGCTTTAATGTTTAATGTCTTGTAATCTTTAATGTCAGTTTACTTCCCCTTTCTCCCTTTGTTTCGACGTGCTTTAACTTTTTTCGATGCCAGTGCTGCCTTTTCGGTGCGAAATCGTCGGCGTGGAGTTGTCTTGAGCAGCTCGACTGGAGTGACGTCCTACCATTGGCCAGGTGTGGTCGACCGGTCGCGGCCTAGGCTCCTCGTAGGTCCGCAAGGCTGCTATTAAACAGGATCCGGCAAGAGAAGACTCATTCATTTCTTCGCTCTAATCCTAGTCGAGAAGAACATCGCACCTGCCTATATCATGTCTGGACGCGGCAAAGGAGGCAAGGGTCTCGGAAAGGGAGGCGCCAAGCGTCACCGTAAGGTGCTTCGCGACAACATCCAGGGCATCACCAAGCCCGCCATCCGTCGCCTGGCTCGCCGAGGCGGCGTTAAGCGCATCTCCGGCCTCATCTACGAGGAGACCCGAGGTGTTCTCAAGGTCTTCCTGGAGAACGTGATCCGCGACGCAGTGACCTACACCGAGCACGCCAAGCGCAAGACCGTCACCGCCATGGACGTTGTGTACGCTCTCAAACGCCAAGGCCGCACCCTCTACGGCTTTGGCGGCTAAAAGATCCGACTGACTTATCATCGCAAgcaaaccccggcccttttcagggccacccaaatGTCTAAGAAAGAGCTGTATTTTCTCACAACAATAACGCCGCCCCGTACATAATCATTTTGAGTAGGCTGAAACTGGGTCAACCGCGCCtgtccggaaatactgaaatttgccctgTCACCCCCGTAAACTTTAGAATTGACACGTTTCAATCATTTCGCATGTCTAAGAAAGAGCTGTATTTTCACACGTACACAAACAATAATCATGTAAGATACATTCTTTCAAAACCCAAGCCAGCAATCACACCTGTCTGTGCCCACGTACGATTGTAGTTCTcaagttgtttgtttgacaagtttgacaagttttattacagATGCACGGCATAGCAGCACGGTAGCTGAATTGCGCCGCcatttacaattatgtacattaaaACCAGCCATGATAAAATCTGTTCGTTAACTTACAAACTTAAAAGCAAATacatttacaagcattttagAATTGTACCATACTATTGAAGGGTACTCATCATTCCGAGAGGATTATAAACATAACGAAACAAAGGGTCGTCGTACAACAATATAGTTAAATACAATCAAGTGTCAAGTTTGCGTGTGTTTATTATTTGTCTtgattctgtgtgtttgtatgtgtttttgatGATGGATGCGTGTGAATAATGCTACAGTTAACCTTTTCTGAAGGTTGAGGGATGTCCAATCTCTGATGTTGTCTTGCCAGTTTTTCTGCTGACGTCCCCGGCATCGCCCTTCTTCCACGGTGCCCTGTAGAATTGTCTTAGCCAGATTGTTGTCGCGGGTCAAGTGCCTGTACCACTGTAGCTTCCTTCTTCTGACTGTTGACAACAAGCTTAGGGTTCCTGAACGAGGCTGCGCACCACTCCCCACACAtaactcatttacacctgagttaagtgaggaaagccttATATTCGAAAGACAGTATACGAGTATTGCTGCGTTGTGTTTTGCCTTtcctgacacctgtcaatcactgttattGAGAAAGAGCATGACCACATGACTGAAATACAAAGTTCTAAAACATACATCACAGTACACTGCGCTATGTCATTTTACACTTTATATATATTACCCAAAATTACAGGAAGGGTTTGCGATGTCTCCAGAAAGCACGGGGATTTAATGACTACACTGAGTTCTGACGCACAAACGTTTTTTATGTTTCTCCCACCCAGcccagattaacttcttttcccagaaaattagtctgccacttggagaaaaacaaaatgccattcgcaccacctgatgccacgtcatccctccagaTAAAGGCAAATGTGGCCTTACTTCGTCAGACTAATAAAAAACAAACTAAACCCATTACATTAAGAACGGTAGatcatcatttaaaaaaaaaattaggttcgtagggcctgatgttaccatcatgaagatgaagagcggcccatagcgataactgtagcagcatctcttctccctaagtcagaaacatcaagcttaggcaagctataacttcactgactcaacgggcgaagcaggggttacgaggcagctcgggaaattccctaccccattttggccggaatggtttgatccgctcacatcgcaccatcgcacgtgtcgCGGGTTCTTTTCCCTAGTCATAAAGCATGTCAAAACATATCATCCCACATCTCATCCCTCCCAGTTTTGCTCACTTAACAGGACGTCCGTATATGACAGACGGAACTCTCGCCACCACTGTACAGCGACTCTCCGGCAATCCGCAGTAAAATGAGAGATAGTAAATACGTACGAAAGCAATGATGCTGTATTGTACAGCGCTAGACACGCCTCAGTTTTCATAGCGAGAGAATATGCATGTCTTTTTGTACGTAGCCAGAGTCTTTTTTAAATAGAAAACATGCTAAAAAAGTGGAATACTCCTTGTTTGGCCGTTTCATATCTATTACCTGTTTCTGGAGCGTTTTCTACAAAATCCCTATTATATAGTAACAAGTTTAGCACAACTTCACTACAGATTTCCTTTCTTGTAGTTAACATAGAAATATCACAATACCAGAACTGTTGGTATTTACTGATGTACTCTCCATTGTTTCGAGCCTTACCAAATTTTGAGAGATTTTGTTactgttttagatttttttctgtgctcatttgagctcGAAACTGTTCATTTTTATAGTTAATTGGCAAATGGTGTGTAtttatatatacgtatatattacactcctttacgtgttgggaccgcattgtaaatatatATTCACATAAAGCAGCCTGTAgacatgtaaatactttacgtttgtgaCCTCAACTGAattgtgagcagcgacacctgtcctgcagtacaatgtgaaccagtcaccATTGCGCTGAAGAAGGGGACAGACGGTCACCTAAACGTTGGTGTGAATAAATTAacagttgtgtaaaaaaagagtctctttattcagtgatgacgtacaaacctgatgaaacacGGATCGTGCCTTTTCATCGTGAATTTAGAAATTCATTGCGAAACCACATGATATGTACCACTAACATATCGATGTCAGGAGGTTCAACGTTTAACAAAATCATCAAATTGTCAATTCATTAAGGACACCAACTAGGTGACTTAAGTTGATTTATTTCCCATTGGACCCATCTTGGCTTTTCATATGAAGATAAATGAGGAGCTCAAGCAAATATCGATAGAGAACGATATCTTGATGTTGTAAATTTTTCTAAAAGGATTCAAATATGATTGCTCAGCACCTAGAATGTAAAGACTGTAAAGACTGGGTTTGTTTACGTTTTCTAAGCTATTCTAAGTATAATTCCGTGTCTGCCCTCCCCCGAAGGAATGGTTCGTGCCAACTCTGAAAtctaaattgaccaatcacatctcATCATTAGCATAATGACATACAGTCAATATACTAGATCTCTAATATCACATATGTATTatgttatacataaatatctaTACACACTGCATTCTGCCTGAAGATAAGCGATCAGATCGCAGTCACGGTAAAAACACCCAGAAAGCCGCCGCCACCACGATCTTCAGGAAGCGGTAACGTCAAGAGTCACATCTTCAGGAAGCGGTAACATCTTGAGTTGCATCTTCAGGAAGCGGTAACGTCTTGAGTCGCATCTTCAGGAAGCGGTAACGTCTTGAGTTACATCTTCAGGAAGCAGTAACGTATTTTCCTTGCAGGTCGGTTGGAACCGCTGCAGACGTCGCGCGTGAGTAGGGATATATGAATTTTACTTAATTTTATATTGTTTTCCCTGAATACGCCTCTAATTCTGAAGTAGCTTTTTTCATTAACAAAATGGTTTGGGCGTGTCTTTTCACCAACAACAGTTTCAAATTAGATAGACTGCTTCTTGGTATGTATTTACATTAATAGATAACATTAAtagttgttgtttattgtcccTAATGACATTCTACGCAGAATTGGGTGAATCCTAGACTGTGGGAAAGTTTATTTTCTCTGGAAAATCATTTCATGTACAAGCATATCTGAAAAGTACACGTCAGCAACAAGCCCAGCTAATACAGTAGGCAGGGACTTCAAAGCTCCGTGTTGATTGGATTTGTCTGCTGCTCCCAGCCTCCTTCGGGGCCTTCCACGGGCGTTGGTGTTTTTTTAGAGGTGCTGGTTTGCTATTTTCAAGATACCGAGGCCAGGTTTTTATACCGGTAAGGTTTTATATGCCGGCAGATCGGGAGGGAATAAGGGATGAAGTCATGGAGTGAGGGTGGTAGGGATACGTTTGTGGACGGGCATCCGTTGTATGCTGTTGGACAATGTTTGTACGTTTTGCTCGGATAGTATGGGGGTGGGGTATCGAAGTTATTTCAGGATTGCTCAAGCTTTCATTTTCAGggtgtaacatcgactatcataatttaaCCGGgtgtcataataccgccacctaaaaTAACGATAGCacagaggtcttcccaagattgtcttgaacaacGAATGTTAGATATCTTAAATGttatacaattcagatatttaggtgttgaacaAAATCTTGGAAAGGCCCCTTTAACAACATTTTTGAGGTGgtggtataatggcacctggttgAATTATTCGAATGTATGTTACCTAGTACTTGCTGCAATGTGACATGTGAGATGAAGATGTCTCAAGGAAACGTCTGCGGTGCGCTATATGTTTTACATGATGGGCCATGGCTTCTCTCAATTTGACTAAATCATGCAGTTCTTATTAGTCGGTTGCCTTGATGATTGGATATGCACATAAGAGGAACGCGTACGCTGGTGCGATTGGTTGACTGTAATGATGTTATATCCAGGCAGGGCAATCGGTCAGGGTTACTTTATTGATACTTTGAggcatttttttgtgtttcaaCAGCGCTATGTAATGCTGCACGCTTTCTTTGCGCTGACCCCCCCCTCCGTGTGTGTTTGataatcattacctccatgaacaCGAGTTTGGAGctctcatacctccatgaaatattcagattaTGCAGATGACTTGCATGTTTGCAAATTTATGcctggttatgtacacctttaaccctcatccgaccgatacatttttacgacgaatctgaccgtatggactaattttgaccccattttgttttgctcatagataTATTTCTGTGGGTACGTTTGGTCATTACTATGTATCTACCGTTTCACCAATCTATGAAAGATATCTTGACAAGTTTTAGTGTCATTtattattactcattatcataatttatgcagaaaataagaAGAAACCACCTTTTGCTCgaaaaatctaccatactccacTTACTTTAACAATGTTTTTGACTTATCAATTTCTAAGCTATAACATTGAAGCTACAATAATACCGATAGCATAATCATGTTATTTGACAAGAAAAGATATAATATTtctgaaaagtaacgaatttattacttaattatacACCATAGTCTGCCAACTAATCACATACAGACagtaactcttgtctattttctctgcaaagatctttcttgtaggttcct
Protein-coding regions in this window:
- the LOC118432143 gene encoding transcriptional regulatory protein AlgP-like — protein: MSGRGKGGKGLGKGGAKRHRKVLRDNIQGITKPAIRRLARRGGVKRISGLIYEETRGVLKVFLENVIRDAVTYTEHAKRKTVTAMDVVYALKRQGRTLYGFASSPKKAKKPAAPKAPAAHPPTTVMVTAAVEALKDRTGSSLSAIKKYIAGNYKFDVEKKAHFIKRALKTLVEKGTLLQVKGTGASGSFKINVAAKKAAEKAAKKAVKKQVAKKPVAKKAAKPKTSKPKKPKAKKATTPKKTTTKKPTASKKTKKSPAKKPAAKKPVKKTPTKKTTKKTAPAKKASKPKKKIRSPQSADYSYCRALRRRQSLFDMARTKQTARKSTGGKAPRKQLATKAARKSAPATGGVKKPHRYRPGTVALREIRRYQKSTELLIRKLPFQRLVREIAQDFKTDLRFQSSAVMALQEASEAYLVGLFEDTNLCAIHAKRNIAPAYIMSGRGKGGKGLGKGGAKRHRKVLRDNIQGITKPAIRRLARRGGVKRISGLIYEETRGVLKVFLENVIRDAVTYTEHAKRKTVTAMDVVYALKRQGRTLYGFGG
- the LOC118432607 gene encoding histone H1-like → MSAPASSPKKAKKPAAPKAPAAHPPTTVMVTAAVEALKDRTGSSLSAIKKYIAGNYKFDVEKKAHFIKRALKTLVEKGTLLQVKGTGASGSFKINVAAKKAAEKAAKKAVKKQVAKKPVAKKAAKPKTSKPKKPKAKKATTPKKTTTKKPTASKKTKKSPAKKPAAKKPVKKTPTKKTTKKTAPAKKASKPKKK